In a genomic window of Ranitomeya imitator isolate aRanImi1 chromosome 5, aRanImi1.pri, whole genome shotgun sequence:
- the LOC138637361 gene encoding lamina-associated polypeptide 2, isoforms alpha/zeta-like produces MESPEGTTSQQQQEPQQLSDKPRRSSQRRSSGSSRAGGAKEARISIPKSSARKDLPASKDPPSTGRKSLSKAKHRQCAECAEPLPDGHLRKLCKICIQRLLEEEAPDLTSTIREMVRQEIKGAERSKSRGAEAKRSSPLSEVDSDSGELSSGSLPSTSSSEDQESARACLSLERVNHLVKAVNSTMGIEDTQSECSIQDVMFRGIERKSRRAFPVIDKIKSLISKEWKKPERKGSLPPAFKRRYPFEEAASSSWDKVPKLDAAVAKACKKSSLPFDDLGNLKDPLDRKADIFLKGAWETSAGSLRPAIAATCTARSLMVWLGHLEDQLRDKVPRSEILSSMSTIQDAAAFLSDASADSVRLAARSSALSNAARRALWIKCWPGDLQARTKLCSIPCEGAHLFGPVLDELLEKAGDSKKRFPFLGRPFYRRDYNRGWSNRRRPYRDSNRESTRYDNSRRRGRGFMFNPSREVKKPQ; encoded by the exons atggagtcgccagaaggaactaccagccagcagcagcaggagccgcagcagctgtcagataagcctcgtagaagctcccagcgtcggtctagtggcagtagccgcgctggtggagctaaggaggcacggatctctataccaaaatcctcagcccgtaaagatttgccggcttcgaaggatcccccatctacg gggaggaaaagtttgtccaaagccaaacataggcagtgtgccgaatgtgcagagccgcttccagatggacatttgaggaagttatgtaaaatatgtattcaacgtttactggaggaggaggcgcctgatctaacctctacaataagagagatggtgagacaggaaattaaaggtgccgaGAGATCCAAATCTCGGGGGGCAGAAGCTaaaaggtcatcccctttatctgaggtagattcggattcgggtgagctgagctcagggtctcttccgtccacttcctcctctgaggatcaggagtctgctcgagcctgtttgtccctagaaagggttaaccatctggtcaaagcagttaacagcacaatggggatagaagatacccaatcggaatgttccattcaggatgttatgttcaggggtattgagcgaaaatcccgaagagcctttccagtgattgacaagatcaaatcgttaatctcaaaagaatggaagaaaccagaaaggaaggggtcgcttccgccagcctttaaaagacggtatccctttgaagaagcggcttcgtcctcatgggataaagtcccgaagttggatgcggcagtcgctaaggcatgcaaaaagtcgtctctccccttcgacgacttgggaaatttgaaagacccgttagataggaaagccgacatcttccttaagggagcttgggagacttcagcagggtctctgaggccagccattgcagccacttgtaccgctcgatccttgatggtttggttgggtcacctcgaagatcagctcagagataaagtccctaggtcggaaatattgtcctctatgtccacaatccaggatgccgcagccttcctctcagatgcttcagcagattcggtcaggttggccgccaggtcctcggcattatccaatgcagccaggagagcactatggataaaatgctggccaggggacttacaagctagaacaaaattatgtagcattccttgtgaaggggctcacttgttcggaccagtcctagacgagctattggaaaaagcaggggatagtaaaaaacgctttcccttcctaggaagacccttctacagacgggactataatagaggatggtccaaccgcagaagaccatatagagactccaacagagaatctactagatatgacaacagcagaagaaggggtagaggatttatgtttaatccttcacgagaggttaagaaaccacaatga